A single Bacteroidales bacterium DNA region contains:
- a CDS encoding SHOCT domain-containing protein encodes MEHGHGMAMEGSAILWTVIIAAVVIIALVLILNRTGGPRQNKFEVNQGDTPMDILKKRYALGEITKEEFDEMKPACR; translated from the coding sequence ATGGAACACGGACATGGTATGGCAATGGAAGGGAGTGCAATCCTCTGGACAGTTATTATTGCAGCGGTTGTCATCATTGCCCTGGTTTTGATTTTGAACCGGACAGGCGGCCCCCGTCAGAACAAGTTTGAGGTAAATCAGGGCGATACCCCGATGGATATTTTGAAAAAGCGTTATGCCCTGGGGGAGATCACAAAGGAGGAATTTGACGAAATGAAACCCGCATGCAGGTAG
- a CDS encoding ABC transporter ATP-binding protein — protein sequence MKMEKHGVASGPVEPERLIEVSRLSKSFEEVEAVSGISFDVKRGEVFGFLGPNGAGKTTTINMLTGLARPDAGTIRIAGLNCSANPKAAQHLIGVVPDESNLYPELTGYDNLCFCASLYGIEKGERRRRADYLLRQFRLQEAANRRFSGYSKGMKRKLTIAAGIIHQPEILFLDEPTTGIDVASARQIRQLISDMYQGGTTIFLTTHYIEEAERLCERIAFIVNGRIVRNERVSTLLQPIQQRKGLLVTANGNISGLTGKLAQAFPEYTFRMVSNQQLRMDSVQTIGIGPVVRFIEGQGAEVTEARQIKPTLEDVFVDVTGIESDAMRTERNGGKA from the coding sequence GTGAAAATGGAAAAACACGGGGTCGCCTCCGGTCCTGTTGAACCGGAGCGACTCATCGAAGTATCCCGCCTGAGCAAAAGTTTTGAGGAGGTAGAAGCCGTCAGCGGAATATCCTTCGATGTAAAGCGCGGCGAGGTTTTTGGCTTCCTGGGACCCAACGGGGCAGGAAAAACCACCACCATCAATATGCTTACCGGGCTGGCCCGGCCTGACGCGGGTACCATCCGCATTGCCGGCCTGAATTGTTCGGCCAATCCCAAGGCAGCCCAGCATCTGATCGGGGTGGTGCCGGATGAGAGCAACCTGTATCCCGAGCTCACAGGTTATGACAACCTGTGTTTTTGTGCCTCCTTATATGGTATTGAGAAGGGGGAACGCCGCCGGCGTGCAGATTATTTGCTGCGGCAGTTTCGGCTGCAAGAGGCTGCCAACCGGAGGTTCAGCGGGTATTCCAAGGGCATGAAACGCAAGCTGACCATTGCCGCCGGCATCATCCACCAGCCGGAGATCCTTTTTCTGGACGAGCCCACCACAGGCATCGATGTGGCCAGCGCCCGGCAGATCAGGCAGCTTATCAGTGATATGTACCAGGGCGGAACCACCATCTTTCTGACTACCCATTACATTGAAGAAGCCGAACGGTTGTGCGAACGCATCGCTTTCATTGTCAACGGGCGTATTGTGCGCAATGAACGCGTTTCCACTTTGCTGCAACCGATACAACAGCGCAAAGGCCTGCTCGTTACAGCGAATGGGAATATTTCCGGTCTGACCGGTAAGCTTGCTCAAGCTTTCCCTGAATATACCTTCCGGATGGTTTCCAACCAACAGTTGCGGATGGACTCCGTTCAAACCATCGGCATTGGACCGGTGGTGCGGTTCATCGAAGGACAGGGTGCGGAAGTGACGGAAGCCCGTCAGATCAAGCCAACGCTGGAAGATGTTTTCGTAGATGTGACCGGTATTGAAAGCGATGCAATGAGAACGGAAAGAAACGGAGGTAAGGCATGA